A part of Solibacillus sp. FSL H8-0538 genomic DNA contains:
- the der gene encoding ribosome biogenesis GTPase Der, protein MTKPVIAIVGRPNVGKSTIFNRIVGERVSIVEDIPGVTRDRIYSSADWLAHEFNIIDTGGIEIGDEPFLEQIRQQAEIAIDEADVIIFMTNGREGVTAADEQVAKILYKTKKPVVLAVNKVDNPDMREMIYDFYSLGFGEPWPISGSHGLGLGDLLDECAKHFPEEDEEQYDEDTIKFSLIGRPNVGKSSLVNAFLGQERVIVSDISGTTRDAIDSPYSHDGQDYVIIDTAGMRKKGKVYETTEKYSVLRALRAIERSDVVLVVFNAEEGIQEQDKKIAGYAHEAGKAVIIVVNKWDAIEKDEKTMNFYTHQIREHFLFLDYAPIVFVSAKTKQRVLNLLPVIQRVSENHAMRIQSSILNEVIEDAVARNPAPTDKGRRLRLYYATQVAIKPPTFVVFVNEPELMHFSYERFLENRIRETFDFEGTPIRLITRARD, encoded by the coding sequence CCGTATTTATAGTTCGGCAGATTGGCTAGCACATGAATTTAATATTATTGATACGGGTGGTATCGAAATCGGAGACGAGCCGTTTTTAGAACAAATTCGTCAACAAGCAGAAATTGCAATTGATGAGGCAGATGTAATTATTTTCATGACAAATGGTCGTGAAGGTGTAACAGCTGCGGATGAGCAAGTAGCAAAAATTTTATACAAAACAAAGAAACCGGTTGTTTTAGCAGTAAATAAAGTAGATAACCCGGACATGCGTGAAATGATTTATGATTTCTACTCATTAGGTTTCGGTGAGCCTTGGCCGATTTCAGGTTCTCACGGCTTAGGTCTTGGGGATTTACTTGATGAATGTGCGAAGCATTTCCCGGAAGAGGACGAAGAGCAATATGATGAAGATACAATTAAATTCTCACTTATTGGACGTCCAAACGTTGGTAAATCATCATTAGTAAATGCATTCTTAGGTCAAGAACGTGTAATCGTAAGTGATATTTCTGGTACAACACGTGACGCAATTGACTCACCCTACTCACATGATGGACAAGATTATGTCATCATTGACACGGCAGGTATGCGTAAAAAAGGGAAAGTGTACGAAACAACTGAAAAGTATTCAGTATTACGTGCGCTACGAGCAATTGAACGTTCTGACGTTGTATTAGTTGTTTTCAATGCTGAAGAAGGTATCCAGGAGCAAGATAAAAAAATTGCAGGATACGCACATGAAGCAGGGAAAGCTGTTATTATCGTTGTCAACAAATGGGATGCGATTGAAAAAGACGAAAAAACAATGAATTTCTATACACATCAAATTCGTGAGCATTTCTTATTCTTAGACTATGCGCCGATCGTCTTCGTATCTGCGAAAACGAAGCAGCGTGTGCTTAACTTATTACCAGTAATTCAACGCGTAAGTGAAAACCATGCAATGCGTATTCAATCTTCTATTTTAAATGAAGTAATTGAAGATGCAGTAGCACGTAACCCGGCCCCAACAGACAAAGGGCGACGTCTACGTCTGTACTATGCAACACAAGTTGCCATTAAGCCACCAACATTTGTTGTATTTGTGAATGAACCGGAGCTAATGCACTTCTCGTATGAGCGTTTCTTAGAAAACCGTATTCGTGAAACATTTGATTTTGAAGGAACTCCAATTCGTTTAATTACACGTGCGCGTGACTAA
- a CDS encoding NAD(P)H-dependent glycerol-3-phosphate dehydrogenase, translating to MENVTVLGAGSWGSALAVVLAENGHNTLLWTHREDQAIEINEHHTNKKYLPNSTLPTNLAATHELAKAAAHATTIVVAVPTKAIREVCENLSGILAKKVLFVHVSKGIEPDSLLRISELMNESLNLEVIEDIVVLSGPSHAEEVVLQYPTTITAACANLVAAEKVQDLFMNGYFRVYTNDDVIGVEIGGALKNVIALAAGITDGLNYGDNAKAALITRGLAEITRLGVKMGGNPFTFAGLTGMGDLIVTCTSVHSRNWRAGNLLGKGMKLPEVLEQMGMVVEGVRTTKAAHQLALKYDVPMPITSALFEVLFNDKEPKAAVDELMIRMKKREIDDMR from the coding sequence ATGGAAAATGTTACAGTTTTAGGAGCAGGTTCTTGGGGATCTGCACTTGCCGTTGTGCTTGCTGAAAATGGGCATAATACATTGCTTTGGACGCACCGCGAGGACCAGGCAATTGAAATTAATGAACACCATACGAATAAAAAATATTTGCCGAATTCCACATTACCGACCAATCTAGCGGCAACGCATGAACTAGCAAAAGCTGCTGCGCACGCGACGACAATTGTTGTGGCAGTGCCAACGAAGGCAATTCGTGAAGTATGCGAAAATTTATCAGGCATACTTGCAAAAAAAGTTTTATTCGTCCATGTTTCAAAAGGAATTGAGCCGGATTCATTATTACGTATTTCAGAGTTAATGAATGAAAGCTTAAATCTGGAAGTCATCGAAGACATCGTTGTTTTATCAGGACCAAGCCATGCGGAAGAAGTTGTACTACAATATCCAACAACAATTACGGCAGCCTGTGCTAACTTGGTAGCTGCTGAAAAGGTTCAAGATTTATTTATGAACGGCTATTTCCGTGTGTATACGAATGATGATGTAATTGGTGTTGAAATCGGTGGTGCGTTGAAAAATGTTATTGCTTTAGCGGCAGGCATTACAGACGGCTTAAATTACGGGGATAATGCAAAGGCAGCGTTAATTACACGCGGCTTAGCAGAGATTACACGTCTTGGAGTGAAGATGGGTGGTAATCCGTTTACCTTTGCTGGATTAACGGGTATGGGCGATTTAATCGTTACATGTACAAGTGTCCATTCACGTAACTGGCGTGCAGGCAATTTACTTGGTAAAGGCATGAAGTTACCAGAAGTGTTGGAACAAATGGGCATGGTTGTAGAAGGTGTACGTACGACGAAGGCTGCACATCAGCTAGCGTTGAAATACGATGTGCCGATGCCAATTACTTCTGCCTTATTTGAAGTGCTATTTAATGATAAAGAACCGAAAGCCGCTGTCGATGAACTGATGATTCGTATGAAAAAACGAGAAATTGACGATATGCGCTAA
- a CDS encoding DUF2768 domain-containing protein — translation MQNPYYFMDASMFLLNSARGPLAQMHALDVMWVSFYAIGLLIFSVLLISVVRKWINNPVLAFILKFLAYGMLLIGSFLMVLVVATWPN, via the coding sequence TTGCAGAATCCATACTATTTTATGGATGCTTCCATGTTTTTATTGAATTCGGCGAGAGGCCCGTTAGCGCAAATGCACGCTCTAGATGTAATGTGGGTGTCCTTTTATGCAATTGGCTTATTAATTTTTTCTGTATTATTAATTTCAGTAGTAAGAAAATGGATCAATAATCCGGTGCTGGCATTTATTTTGAAATTTCTTGCCTATGGAATGTTATTAATTGGTTCGTTCTTAATGGTACTGGTCGTAGCGACTTGGCCAAATTAA
- the spoIVA gene encoding stage IV sporulation protein A: protein MSEQVFQQLAERTNGDVYIGVVGPVRVGKSTFVKKVMEGVVLPNIINEDDRRRAMDELPQSSPGPVIMTAEPKFVPAQGTTITIGDSAIPFRIRLADCVGYIIDGVRGYEDENGPKYVHTPWHNEPIAFQEAAKIGTDKVIRDHANIGVVVTTDGTVNGIARQAAQVAEEQIIQQLQDIGKPFVIVLNSTMPAHAETANLRNQLIDKYDVPVIAVSVDQMQVSDIAYILQEALFEFSVDQIEVEKPDWLDVLEPSHELNATLREAIEQLSGESMKIRDVQQATDMLQQLEFVESSEVARVDAGLGVATIRLTITPETYKFVCKQWLDSPVESKKDWLLFIKEAAEAKEAHKRFREAINQAREHGYGVTLPTMEEFSPNEPELIKQNNFFGVRMKATAPSYHVIRIDMESEFAPLIGSEFHSQQLLKDLTHAYNFDRQALWQTQLFGTPLHEVLKESIRYKMNAVPASAKKRMRQTIERMVNEGDRGLITFII, encoded by the coding sequence ATAAGCGAACAAGTATTTCAACAACTAGCAGAACGAACAAATGGCGATGTATATATCGGCGTTGTAGGGCCCGTACGCGTTGGCAAGTCGACGTTTGTGAAAAAAGTCATGGAAGGGGTCGTTTTACCGAATATCATAAATGAGGACGATCGTAGGCGTGCAATGGACGAGTTGCCACAAAGTTCACCAGGTCCAGTCATTATGACAGCAGAGCCAAAATTTGTTCCTGCCCAGGGGACAACGATTACAATTGGCGACAGCGCTATACCATTCCGAATTCGTTTAGCTGATTGTGTAGGATATATTATTGATGGGGTACGTGGGTATGAGGATGAAAATGGTCCGAAATACGTTCATACGCCTTGGCATAATGAACCTATCGCCTTTCAAGAGGCTGCGAAAATAGGTACAGATAAGGTCATTCGTGATCATGCTAATATCGGCGTTGTCGTGACAACGGATGGTACGGTAAATGGAATTGCTCGTCAAGCTGCACAAGTGGCGGAAGAGCAAATTATTCAGCAACTGCAAGATATCGGTAAACCTTTTGTTATTGTATTAAATAGTACAATGCCCGCGCATGCAGAGACGGCAAATTTACGCAATCAATTAATTGATAAATATGATGTGCCAGTCATTGCTGTTTCGGTGGATCAAATGCAGGTGAGCGATATCGCTTATATTTTGCAGGAGGCGCTTTTTGAGTTTTCCGTGGACCAAATTGAGGTAGAAAAACCAGACTGGCTTGATGTGTTAGAACCCTCACATGAACTGAATGCCACATTGCGTGAGGCTATCGAACAATTAAGTGGCGAGTCGATGAAAATTCGAGATGTGCAACAGGCAACGGATATGCTACAGCAGTTAGAATTTGTTGAGAGTAGTGAGGTAGCGCGTGTTGATGCAGGTTTAGGTGTTGCCACGATTCGTCTTACGATTACCCCGGAAACGTATAAATTTGTATGTAAGCAGTGGTTGGATTCTCCTGTAGAGTCTAAAAAGGATTGGCTACTATTCATCAAGGAAGCTGCCGAAGCAAAGGAAGCGCATAAACGTTTCCGTGAAGCGATTAATCAAGCGAGAGAGCATGGTTATGGTGTGACATTGCCAACAATGGAAGAGTTTTCACCAAATGAGCCAGAGCTGATCAAGCAAAATAACTTCTTTGGCGTGCGTATGAAAGCAACAGCTCCTTCCTACCATGTTATTCGTATCGATATGGAGTCAGAATTTGCACCACTTATTGGCTCGGAATTCCACAGTCAGCAATTACTAAAAGATTTAACACATGCATATAATTTTGATCGTCAGGCTTTGTGGCAAACACAATTATTTGGTACACCATTACATGAAGTTTTAAAAGAAAGCATCCGCTACAAAATGAATGCTGTACCAGCTAGTGCGAAGAAAAGAATGCGCCAAACAATAGAGCGCATGGTAAATGAAGGCGATAGAGGGCTCATTACATTTATTATTTAG
- a CDS encoding HU family DNA-binding protein, with the protein MNKTELVNSVAEAAGLSKKDASKAVEAVFDTIQDTLAKGDKVQLIGFGNFEVRERAARKGRNPQSGEEIEIAASKVPAFKPGKALKDAVK; encoded by the coding sequence GTGAATAAAACAGAATTAGTTAACTCTGTTGCTGAAGCTGCAGGTCTTTCTAAGAAAGACGCTTCTAAAGCAGTTGAAGCGGTATTTGATACAATTCAAGATACTCTTGCAAAGGGTGACAAAGTACAATTAATCGGTTTTGGTAACTTCGAAGTGCGTGAGCGTGCGGCTCGTAAAGGTCGTAACCCACAATCTGGTGAAGAAATCGAAATCGCTGCAAGCAAAGTACCTGCTTTTAAACCAGGTAAAGCGCTTAAAGATGCTGTAAAATAA
- the folE gene encoding GTP cyclohydrolase I FolE: MTNVDLKKIEEAVKMILEAVGEDVEREGLLDTPKRVSKMYAEMFSGLNEDPRDFFSTVFHEDHEEFVLVKDIPFYSMCEHHLVPFYGKAHVAYIPKNGKVAGLSKLGRCVESVARRPQLQERITSKVAETIMEMLDPKGVYVVVEAEHMCMTMRGLKKPGSKTITSAARGVYETDEVKRREVITFIQMS, translated from the coding sequence ATGACGAATGTTGATTTAAAAAAGATAGAAGAAGCAGTAAAAATGATCTTAGAAGCTGTAGGGGAAGATGTAGAACGTGAAGGTTTACTGGATACGCCGAAGAGGGTATCTAAAATGTACGCTGAAATGTTTAGTGGATTAAATGAAGATCCACGTGACTTTTTCAGTACAGTTTTTCATGAAGATCACGAAGAATTTGTTCTTGTTAAGGATATTCCGTTTTATTCAATGTGTGAGCATCATTTAGTTCCGTTTTACGGGAAAGCACATGTAGCATATATCCCCAAAAATGGCAAAGTAGCAGGCTTAAGTAAGCTAGGTCGTTGTGTAGAATCGGTTGCTCGTCGTCCGCAGCTACAAGAGCGCATTACATCGAAGGTTGCTGAGACGATTATGGAAATGCTGGATCCAAAAGGCGTTTACGTTGTAGTAGAAGCCGAGCATATGTGTATGACAATGCGCGGACTAAAAAAACCAGGTTCAAAAACAATTACATCTGCTGCACGTGGTGTTTATGAAACGGATGAAGTGAAGCGTCGCGAAGTAATTACATTTATTCAGATGTCTTAA
- the mtrB gene encoding trp RNA-binding attenuation protein MtrB: MTQPDYIIIEAEEDGVHVIGLTRGTDTKFHHSEKLDAGEVMIAQFTEHTSAMKIRGKAQIHSAHGVIQSGSKK; the protein is encoded by the coding sequence ATGACACAACCTGATTATATTATTATTGAAGCAGAAGAAGATGGCGTCCACGTAATTGGCTTAACGCGTGGTACAGATACAAAATTCCATCATTCAGAAAAGCTAGATGCAGGCGAAGTAATGATTGCGCAGTTTACGGAGCACACGTCTGCAATGAAAATCCGTGGTAAAGCCCAAATTCATTCCGCACATGGAGTTATCCAAAGCGGTTCAAAAAAATAA
- a CDS encoding heptaprenyl diphosphate synthase component 1, which translates to MDATYIPKAIEQLKSNIFMHVRHRALLHYTGEPTLDQNQLFFIQLPFLNDEVLNGERIISATTVGIVHASLVEHDKIQEQNATSLEQQLTVLSGDYYSGRYYQLLAHTGNVLLIQKLSKGIVNRCEHQIAVYESANRSFAQWIESLTVIECELIEQFYDVYGFEAYKPYLKVALTIVRLQLELEKLENGQASLFGRALAESVLASQSIQDELHREIMALTGALDEQLQSSKLLNEELKQHIKSMTSRHK; encoded by the coding sequence ATGGATGCAACATACATTCCGAAAGCAATAGAGCAATTAAAATCAAATATTTTCATGCATGTTCGTCATAGAGCATTATTACACTATACAGGGGAACCGACTTTAGATCAAAATCAGCTATTTTTCATTCAACTTCCCTTTTTAAATGATGAAGTATTGAATGGGGAACGCATAATTAGTGCGACGACAGTGGGCATAGTCCATGCGTCCTTAGTTGAGCATGATAAAATACAAGAGCAGAACGCAACGAGCTTAGAACAGCAGTTGACCGTTCTGTCGGGTGATTATTATAGTGGGCGCTACTATCAGTTGTTAGCGCATACAGGTAATGTTTTGTTGATTCAAAAGCTCTCTAAAGGGATTGTAAACCGTTGTGAGCATCAAATTGCGGTTTATGAGTCAGCTAATCGAAGTTTTGCACAGTGGATTGAAAGCTTAACTGTAATTGAGTGTGAGTTAATCGAACAGTTTTATGATGTCTATGGTTTCGAAGCATATAAACCATATCTAAAAGTAGCTCTTACTATTGTACGATTACAGCTTGAGCTCGAAAAGCTTGAAAACGGTCAAGCATCCTTATTTGGACGAGCATTAGCAGAGAGTGTGCTAGCGTCCCAATCAATTCAAGACGAACTGCACCGAGAAATTATGGCGCTTACAGGTGCTCTAGATGAACAGTTACAATCTTCAAAGCTTTTAAACGAAGAATTGAAACAACACATCAAGAGCATGACGTCTCGTCATAAGTGA
- a CDS encoding demethylmenaquinone methyltransferase: MKTMTKSKEQHVHEVFETISESYDKMNSVISFQMHVKWREDTMKRMNVQPGAKCLDVCCGTADWTIALAKAAGEQGMVKGLDFSKNMLKVGEDKVKPYPQIELLHGNAMELPFEDNSFDYVTIGFGLRNVPDYMQVLREMNRVLKPGGIAVCLETSQSEIPGYRQLFRFYFKFIMPIFGKLFAKSYKEYSWLQESANDFPGMRKLATMFGEAGFEKVTYKGYSGGAAAMHMGLKKEL; this comes from the coding sequence TTGAAAACAATGACAAAATCGAAAGAACAACATGTACACGAAGTATTTGAAACGATTTCTGAGAGCTATGACAAAATGAACTCAGTAATTAGCTTTCAAATGCACGTGAAGTGGCGTGAAGATACAATGAAGCGTATGAATGTACAACCGGGCGCAAAATGCTTAGACGTTTGCTGTGGGACAGCAGATTGGACAATTGCACTTGCGAAGGCTGCTGGTGAGCAGGGAATGGTAAAGGGGCTAGATTTCAGTAAAAACATGCTGAAAGTTGGTGAAGACAAAGTGAAGCCCTATCCTCAAATTGAGCTTCTACATGGGAATGCGATGGAGCTACCATTTGAGGATAATTCATTTGATTATGTCACAATTGGTTTTGGCTTGCGAAATGTTCCGGATTATATGCAAGTGTTACGTGAAATGAATCGTGTCTTAAAACCAGGTGGTATAGCCGTGTGTTTAGAAACTTCACAATCTGAAATTCCTGGTTACCGACAACTATTCCGATTCTACTTTAAATTCATTATGCCGATTTTCGGTAAACTTTTTGCGAAAAGCTATAAAGAGTACTCATGGCTACAAGAGTCTGCAAATGACTTCCCAGGCATGAGAAAGCTAGCAACTATGTTCGGTGAGGCCGGCTTTGAAAAAGTGACGTATAAAGGCTATAGTGGCGGAGCGGCAGCGATGCATATGGGCCTAAAAAAAGAACTCTAG
- the hepT gene encoding heptaprenyl diphosphate synthase component II encodes MEKMKLKLLYTDIKPDIEIIEKELEKALNSSSHLLNDASIHLLQAGGKRIRPVFVLLSAKFGDYNIERMKNIAVPLELIHMASLVHDDVIDNSDMRRGRHTVKAQWNNRVAMYTGDFIFARALEYVTVIENPRAHQILARTMVEICNGEVIQIEDKFRLNQNLKDYFRRIKRKTALLIESSCELGAVVGGVDEKNTRHLKRYGYFVGMSFQIVDDILDFTATDKELGKPAGSDLLHGNMTLPILLMKDDPKIQPYIEKVSVGELSETERKEMLQIVRKSAAIKQAMHISELYLKKALKEIEGLPNHPMKKKLRDIALFIGKRKF; translated from the coding sequence GTGGAAAAGATGAAGCTTAAACTACTCTATACCGATATTAAGCCGGACATAGAGATCATCGAAAAAGAATTAGAAAAAGCGTTGAACTCATCTTCACACTTATTGAATGATGCTTCAATTCATTTATTGCAAGCTGGTGGTAAACGAATTCGGCCGGTATTTGTGTTACTAAGTGCTAAATTTGGAGACTATAATATTGAACGAATGAAAAATATTGCTGTACCATTAGAGTTAATACATATGGCTTCGCTTGTGCATGATGATGTCATTGATAACTCTGATATGCGAAGAGGAAGACATACGGTGAAGGCACAGTGGAATAATCGAGTGGCCATGTATACGGGTGACTTTATTTTTGCACGTGCATTAGAATATGTAACGGTCATTGAAAACCCACGTGCCCACCAAATTTTAGCTCGGACAATGGTTGAAATTTGTAACGGTGAAGTGATTCAAATAGAAGATAAGTTTCGTTTAAATCAAAATTTAAAAGATTATTTTCGTCGTATTAAACGTAAAACGGCACTGCTTATTGAGTCAAGTTGTGAGCTGGGTGCAGTTGTAGGTGGGGTAGATGAAAAAAACACGCGTCACTTAAAGCGCTACGGCTATTTTGTTGGCATGAGTTTCCAAATAGTTGATGATATTTTAGACTTCACTGCTACTGATAAGGAACTTGGCAAGCCAGCTGGTAGTGATTTACTGCATGGCAATATGACGTTGCCGATTTTACTAATGAAAGACGATCCAAAGATTCAGCCATACATCGAGAAGGTGTCAGTGGGCGAATTATCAGAAACAGAACGCAAAGAGATGCTTCAGATAGTCCGTAAGTCTGCAGCAATTAAACAAGCAATGCATATTAGCGAATTGTATTTAAAAAAGGCGTTAAAAGAGATAGAAGGGCTACCAAATCACCCGATGAAGAAAAAATTGCGTGATATCGCATTATTTATCGGAAAACGCAAATTTTAG
- the ndk gene encoding nucleoside-diphosphate kinase: MAIEKTFLMVKPDGVERQLVGDIVDRLERRGFVLRAAKLMVIPQELAEKHYAEHAERPFFGELTDFITSGPVFAMVWEGESVISLARMMMGATKPSDSAPGTIRGDYATTVSHNIIHGSDSLASAEREISLFFGEDLV; the protein is encoded by the coding sequence ATGGCAATTGAAAAAACTTTTTTAATGGTTAAACCTGATGGCGTTGAACGTCAATTAGTAGGAGATATCGTAGATCGTTTAGAGCGTCGTGGTTTCGTATTACGCGCGGCAAAATTAATGGTAATTCCTCAAGAATTAGCTGAAAAACACTATGCAGAACACGCAGAGCGTCCTTTCTTCGGCGAATTAACTGATTTCATCACTTCTGGTCCAGTATTTGCAATGGTATGGGAAGGCGAATCTGTAATCTCATTAGCTCGTATGATGATGGGTGCTACAAAACCTTCTGATTCAGCTCCTGGTACTATCCGTGGCGACTATGCTACAACAGTATCTCACAACATTATCCACGGTTCGGACTCTCTTGCATCTGCAGAGCGCGAAATCTCTTTATTCTTTGGTGAAGATTTAGTTTAA
- a CDS encoding CheR family methyltransferase — MSDYVQFIDGIKRKTGIDLALYKEAQMKRRLTSLYEKKGYKNFVEFFGALDKDRDLMNEFLDRMTINVSEFYRNGKRWEVLQNKIFPMLLQTNKRPKIWSAACSTGEEPYSLAMVLSHHLPLSQVNILATDLDENVIQKAKLGLYPDRSLAEVPKDVQAKYFETEGQFYKVKDEIKRTVKFKKHNLLKDTFESNFDLIVCRNVMIYFTEEAKDQIYENFSKALRPGGILFVGSTEQIFNPARYGFEVEDTFFYRKK, encoded by the coding sequence ATGTCAGACTATGTACAATTTATTGATGGCATCAAACGAAAAACAGGAATTGATTTGGCACTATATAAAGAGGCGCAAATGAAGCGTCGACTTACATCGCTTTATGAAAAAAAGGGCTATAAAAATTTTGTAGAGTTTTTTGGCGCACTCGATAAAGACCGCGATTTAATGAATGAATTTTTAGATCGTATGACCATAAATGTCTCTGAGTTTTATCGTAACGGAAAACGCTGGGAAGTACTGCAAAATAAAATTTTCCCGATGCTTTTACAAACGAATAAACGCCCGAAAATATGGAGTGCAGCTTGTTCTACTGGAGAAGAGCCGTACTCATTAGCAATGGTTTTATCGCATCATTTACCATTATCACAAGTAAATATATTGGCGACTGATTTAGATGAAAATGTCATTCAAAAGGCAAAACTAGGGCTATATCCAGACCGCTCATTAGCAGAAGTGCCAAAAGATGTACAAGCAAAGTATTTTGAAACAGAAGGTCAGTTTTATAAAGTAAAAGATGAAATTAAACGTACAGTTAAGTTTAAAAAACATAATTTATTAAAAGATACGTTTGAATCCAATTTTGATTTAATCGTCTGTCGTAATGTAATGATTTACTTTACAGAAGAAGCAAAAGATCAAATTTATGAAAACTTTAGCAAGGCATTACGCCCAGGGGGGATATTATTTGTTGGTTCAACCGAACAAATTTTCAATCCGGCGCGTTACGGCTTTGAAGTGGAAGATACGTTCTTTTATCGAAAAAAATAA
- the aroC gene encoding chorismate synthase: MRYLTAGESHGPQLTTIIEGLPSLLPVTAEKVNYDLKRRQGGHGRGRRMQIETDTVEIVSGVRHGKTLGSPVALVVTNDDWKHWTKIMGAAELPEDIDPNEIKRQISRPRPGHADLVGGMKYGHRDLRNVLERSSARETTVRVAVGSVAKALLSELGISVVAHVTEIVGIKADVSKVEGKSVDEIRAIVESDPCYCVDSDASAKMVEAIDEAKQAGDSIGGIVEVIVEGLPAGIGSYVHYDRKLDAKLAAAMLSINAFKGVEFGIGFEMARRKGSEVHDEILWDEDNGYTRASNRLGGLEGGMTTGMPIVVRGVMKPIPTLYKPLQSVDIETKEPFKASVERSDSCAVPAASIVAEHVIAWEIASAIVDQFQSDQLPQLQAQIEEMRKYTKEF, from the coding sequence ATGCGTTATTTAACAGCAGGTGAGTCTCACGGACCACAACTAACTACAATTATCGAGGGCTTACCATCCCTTTTACCAGTGACGGCAGAAAAGGTGAACTATGATTTAAAGCGTCGTCAAGGAGGCCATGGCCGAGGTCGTCGTATGCAAATTGAAACAGATACGGTTGAAATCGTGTCAGGCGTTCGCCATGGTAAAACACTAGGATCACCGGTTGCGCTTGTTGTAACAAATGATGACTGGAAGCATTGGACGAAAATTATGGGAGCGGCTGAACTTCCTGAAGATATTGATCCTAACGAAATTAAGCGTCAAATTTCACGTCCACGTCCTGGTCATGCAGACTTAGTAGGGGGCATGAAATATGGTCACCGCGATCTGCGAAACGTTTTAGAGCGTTCAAGTGCACGTGAAACGACTGTACGTGTGGCAGTAGGTTCTGTAGCCAAAGCGTTACTTAGTGAGCTAGGGATTTCGGTTGTTGCCCACGTAACAGAAATTGTTGGCATTAAAGCGGACGTTTCAAAAGTAGAAGGTAAATCTGTGGATGAGATTCGTGCTATCGTCGAATCAGATCCATGCTATTGTGTAGACTCAGATGCTTCAGCGAAAATGGTAGAAGCAATTGATGAAGCGAAACAAGCGGGTGACTCAATCGGAGGCATTGTCGAAGTAATCGTAGAAGGTCTTCCAGCGGGTATCGGCTCATATGTACACTATGACCGTAAATTAGATGCAAAGCTAGCTGCAGCGATGCTAAGTATTAATGCATTTAAAGGCGTTGAATTTGGAATCGGCTTTGAGATGGCTCGCCGTAAAGGTTCTGAAGTACATGATGAAATCCTGTGGGACGAAGACAATGGCTATACACGAGCGAGTAACCGTCTAGGAGGCTTAGAGGGCGGTATGACAACAGGTATGCCAATCGTTGTACGCGGCGTAATGAAGCCAATTCCGACACTTTATAAACCTCTACAAAGTGTAGATATTGAAACAAAAGAACCTTTTAAAGCAAGTGTCGAGCGTTCTGATAGCTGTGCAGTACCGGCAGCATCGATCGTGGCGGAGCACGTTATTGCCTGGGAAATTGCGAGCGCGATTGTTGATCAATTCCAAAGCGACCAATTACCACAATTGCAAGCACAAATTGAAGAAATGCGCAAGTATACAAAGGAGTTTTAA